A single window of Flagellimonas maritima DNA harbors:
- a CDS encoding sterol desaturase family protein gives MEQLITYFESIPPLHRSLILVGGITFFWILEGIVPLFSVNYRKWRHSVPNFFFTLTTIIVNFPLAFLLLKTADWSVENQFGIINWLPEMPLWLYVLLGVMLLDLIGAYTAHLVEHKVKPLWMVHLVHHSDHNVDTTTANRHHPLESLIRYAFTLTGVFLVGAPIGIVMLYQSLSVVLSQFNHANIRLPKKLDDAISWIIISPDMHKVHHHYQLPYTDSNYGNIFSIWDRLFGTYMKMDVDKIVYGVDTFPDEKENSSIWGLLKQPFHKYRRPTTNN, from the coding sequence ATGGAACAATTGATTACGTATTTTGAAAGCATTCCCCCTTTACATAGAAGTCTTATTTTAGTTGGGGGTATCACTTTCTTCTGGATACTGGAAGGTATCGTACCTCTATTTAGCGTAAATTACAGAAAATGGCGCCATTCCGTTCCTAACTTCTTCTTTACGTTGACGACTATCATCGTCAATTTTCCACTAGCATTTTTGTTGCTAAAAACCGCGGATTGGTCCGTAGAAAACCAATTCGGAATCATCAATTGGCTGCCAGAAATGCCCTTGTGGTTGTACGTGCTTCTCGGTGTTATGCTTCTGGATTTGATAGGGGCTTATACGGCACACCTTGTAGAGCATAAGGTAAAGCCGCTTTGGATGGTACATTTGGTGCACCATTCCGACCATAATGTAGATACGACAACGGCTAATCGCCATCATCCCCTGGAAAGCTTGATTCGATATGCTTTCACTTTAACAGGTGTTTTTCTTGTTGGGGCGCCAATAGGCATAGTTATGTTGTACCAAAGTCTGTCCGTAGTGCTTTCACAGTTCAATCATGCCAATATTCGATTGCCAAAAAAATTGGATGACGCCATAAGTTGGATTATAATAAGCCCCGATATGCACAAGGTGCATCATCATTATCAACTTCCCTATACAGATTCCAATTATGGTAATATCTTTTCAATTTGGGATAGGCTTTTCGGTACTTACATGAAAATGGATGTGGACAAGATAGTTTACGGTGTCGATACTTTCCCCGATGAAAAGGAAAACAGCAGTATATGGGGCTTGCTAAAGCAGCCTTTCCATAAATATAGAAGACCCACTACAAACAATTAA
- a CDS encoding YkgJ family cysteine cluster protein produces MQQRLEQLPKKAEEKHAENRRFFTKLKKRPPKDLDYTMQNLHNEEFEQTDCLTCANCCKTTGPLFTNTDIGRIAKYFRMKPSKFIDKFLRVDEENDYVLKGVPCTFLGADNYCSIYTVRPKACREFPHTDRKKFHQISNLTLKNVTICPAAFNIVEKMKKTIKF; encoded by the coding sequence ATGCAGCAACGTCTTGAACAGTTACCTAAGAAAGCCGAGGAAAAACATGCGGAGAACAGAAGATTTTTTACGAAGCTTAAAAAAAGGCCTCCAAAAGATTTGGATTATACCATGCAGAATCTTCATAATGAAGAGTTTGAACAAACAGATTGTCTTACTTGTGCCAATTGCTGTAAGACAACAGGGCCTCTTTTTACCAATACCGATATTGGCCGTATAGCCAAGTACTTTAGAATGAAACCTTCAAAATTTATTGACAAATTCTTAAGGGTAGATGAAGAAAACGATTATGTTCTAAAAGGAGTCCCATGTACTTTTTTGGGAGCTGATAATTACTGTTCCATTTATACGGTGCGTCCGAAAGCATGTCGGGAATTTCCGCACACAGACCGAAAAAAGTTTCATCAGATATCAAATCTTACCTTGAAGAATGTTACTATTTGTCCTGCTGCGTTCAATATCGTTGAGAAAATGAAAAAGACAATCAAATTTTGA
- a CDS encoding class I SAM-dependent methyltransferase has protein sequence MEDIIGNALLDYQAGKHTEDITTYSSLDEVDSILLPYLFRSFDEMPRLEQKALELAKGNVLDIGCGAGSHTLYLQNKGLNVSALDSSKGAMKVCEKRGVKKMIHSKILDFEYFKFDTLLLLMNGIGLAGKIIDLGYFLKHLKTLLNPNGQILLDSSDIIYMFDKDEDGGFWVPDTGSYYGEVTFTMEYKGQKSSPFEWLYIDFNTLKKVCKSNGFNCELVSKGKHYDYLAKLSLSV, from the coding sequence ATGGAAGATATAATTGGAAATGCCCTTTTGGACTATCAAGCTGGTAAGCACACAGAAGATATTACAACGTACTCATCTCTTGATGAGGTTGATTCCATTCTCCTGCCCTATCTCTTTCGCAGCTTTGATGAAATGCCACGATTAGAGCAAAAAGCATTGGAATTGGCAAAAGGAAATGTTCTTGATATTGGCTGTGGTGCTGGAAGTCATACATTATATCTTCAAAATAAGGGGTTGAATGTTTCTGCTTTGGATTCATCAAAAGGAGCGATGAAAGTTTGCGAAAAAAGAGGTGTAAAAAAAATGATTCACAGCAAAATTCTTGATTTTGAATATTTCAAATTCGATACGCTCTTATTGCTCATGAATGGAATTGGTCTTGCTGGAAAAATTATTGATTTAGGCTATTTTTTAAAGCACTTAAAAACTTTATTGAATCCAAACGGTCAAATATTATTGGATTCAAGTGATATTATTTACATGTTCGACAAAGATGAGGATGGAGGGTTTTGGGTTCCCGATACTGGAAGTTATTATGGGGAGGTAACTTTTACCATGGAATATAAAGGACAGAAAAGTTCACCTTTTGAGTGGCTCTATATTGATTTCAATACGTTAAAAAAAGTCTGTAAAAGCAATGGTTTTAATTGTGAACTCGTAAGTAAGGGCAAACATTACGACTATTTAGCAAAACTTTCGTTAAGTGTATAA
- a CDS encoding 7-carboxy-7-deazaguanine synthase QueE, protein MVSEKVMDLVGKGLMLPLMEEFYTIQGEGYHKGTAAYFIRVGGCDVGCHWCDVKESWNAETHPPTAIERIIDNASKYSNIIVITGGEPLTWDMGPLTSGLKNKNLQIHIETSGAYPLTGKWDWICLSPKKNKLPKNKIYALANELKIIVYNKHDFIFAEEQAAQVSEDCILYLQPEWSVRDKMVPEIVDYVMKNPKWKVSLQTHKYLNIP, encoded by the coding sequence ATGGTTTCAGAAAAGGTCATGGATTTGGTCGGTAAGGGATTAATGCTTCCACTAATGGAAGAATTCTATACCATTCAGGGAGAGGGATACCACAAAGGTACTGCTGCTTATTTTATTAGAGTTGGAGGTTGTGATGTTGGCTGTCATTGGTGCGATGTAAAAGAAAGCTGGAATGCTGAGACGCATCCACCCACCGCAATAGAGCGTATAATTGATAATGCCTCAAAATATTCGAATATCATAGTAATAACTGGTGGAGAACCCCTTACTTGGGATATGGGTCCCTTGACCTCTGGACTAAAGAACAAAAACCTACAGATTCATATCGAAACTTCAGGGGCCTATCCACTAACGGGCAAATGGGATTGGATATGTCTCTCACCAAAAAAGAACAAACTTCCCAAGAACAAAATTTATGCCTTGGCAAACGAACTTAAAATCATTGTTTATAACAAACATGATTTTATTTTTGCTGAAGAGCAAGCCGCACAAGTAAGCGAAGATTGTATTTTATATTTACAGCCAGAATGGAGTGTTCGTGATAAAATGGTTCCAGAAATCGTAGACTATGTCATGAAGAATCCAAAATGGAAAGTATCCTTACAGACCCACAAATATTTAAATATACCTTAA
- a CDS encoding Rid family detoxifying hydrolase: MKPIHRIFLFILTVGICTTSYAQDTTEIVFHKSHEVKKQNAPFSDAVQAGNLFFLAGQIGMDHTTRTMVDGGIKGETEQVIKNIEAVLAQHDMKLGNVVKCTVILSTMEDFGDFNEVYSKFFTKKPARTTFAASGLARDAKIEIEVVAVR; the protein is encoded by the coding sequence ATGAAACCGATTCATCGTATTTTTCTTTTCATTTTGACAGTGGGAATATGTACTACTTCATACGCTCAGGATACCACAGAAATTGTTTTTCACAAATCTCACGAAGTTAAAAAACAAAATGCTCCTTTCAGTGATGCCGTACAAGCAGGGAACCTATTCTTTTTGGCGGGCCAAATAGGGATGGACCACACTACCAGAACAATGGTTGATGGCGGAATTAAAGGCGAGACCGAACAGGTGATTAAAAATATTGAAGCAGTTTTGGCACAACATGATATGAAGTTGGGGAATGTTGTAAAATGCACCGTGATTTTAAGCACCATGGAAGATTTTGGAGATTTTAATGAGGTATATTCCAAGTTTTTTACAAAAAAACCTGCAAGAACTACTTTTGCCGCGAGTGGATTGGCAAGAGATGCCAAAATTGAGATAGAGGTGGTAGCTGTACGATAG
- a CDS encoding helicase HerA-like domain-containing protein translates to MGSKEEFFEHIEKGYTTKGDFITMGSGMLNGETVTNAFVKIPLKTLNRHGLIAGATGTGKTKTLQVIAENLSDKGIPVLLMDLKGDLSGIAQPSPGHPKIEERHEKIGIPFNASAFPVEILSLSEQDGVRLRATVSEFGPVLLSRILDLTVTQEGIVAVVFKYCDDNKLPLLDLKDFKKVLQYATGEGKKEFQASYGRISTSSTGTILRKIIELEQQGADMFFGEKSFEVDDLVRIDENGRGYINIIRLTDIQDRPKLFSTFMLSLLAEIYSTFPEQGDSDRPELILFIDEAHLIFKEASKALLDQIESIVKLIRSKGIGLYFVTQNPTDVPDDVLAQLGLKVQHALRAFTAKDRKAIKLTAENYPDSEFYDTKEVLTSLGIGEALISALDEKGRPTPLAATMLRAPMSRMDVLTNAELKETLGKSKLIKKYNEDIDRESAYEILNEKIEIAEKEAEKVKERKATSKRSTSSRRSTRMNPVVKVLTSATFIRGVLGVLKKVIR, encoded by the coding sequence ATGGGCAGCAAAGAGGAATTCTTTGAACATATAGAAAAAGGCTACACAACAAAAGGGGACTTTATAACCATGGGCTCAGGAATGCTGAATGGAGAAACAGTGACCAATGCCTTTGTGAAAATTCCTTTGAAAACCCTCAATAGGCATGGATTGATTGCCGGAGCCACAGGTACGGGAAAGACAAAGACGCTTCAAGTGATTGCGGAAAATTTATCGGACAAGGGGATTCCCGTATTATTGATGGACCTTAAGGGTGATTTGAGCGGAATAGCCCAACCGAGCCCTGGCCATCCAAAAATAGAGGAGCGCCATGAGAAGATAGGAATCCCTTTTAATGCAAGTGCTTTTCCTGTCGAAATTTTATCCCTATCCGAACAGGATGGTGTCCGTTTGCGCGCTACGGTGTCCGAATTTGGCCCTGTTCTACTTTCAAGGATTTTAGACCTAACTGTCACACAAGAAGGAATTGTTGCCGTTGTATTTAAATATTGCGATGACAATAAGTTACCGCTGTTGGACCTAAAAGATTTTAAGAAAGTATTGCAATATGCCACGGGTGAGGGCAAAAAAGAGTTTCAAGCTTCCTATGGTCGCATCTCCACTAGTTCTACAGGAACAATTTTAAGGAAAATCATAGAGCTGGAACAGCAGGGAGCAGATATGTTCTTTGGTGAAAAATCTTTTGAAGTCGATGATTTGGTCCGAATCGATGAAAATGGCAGAGGCTACATCAATATTATTCGTCTTACGGATATCCAAGATAGGCCCAAGCTATTTTCAACATTTATGCTCAGCCTTTTGGCCGAAATCTACAGTACGTTTCCAGAACAGGGCGATAGCGACAGACCCGAGTTGATTCTTTTTATTGATGAAGCGCATCTTATTTTCAAAGAAGCTTCCAAAGCACTTTTGGATCAAATTGAAAGTATCGTAAAATTGATTAGATCTAAGGGTATCGGACTGTATTTTGTAACCCAAAATCCTACGGACGTACCGGATGATGTTTTGGCGCAATTGGGACTTAAAGTGCAACATGCGCTCAGGGCTTTTACAGCAAAAGACAGAAAGGCCATCAAACTTACCGCTGAAAATTATCCAGATTCTGAATTTTATGACACAAAAGAGGTGCTGACCTCATTGGGAATAGGCGAAGCCTTGATTTCCGCCTTGGATGAAAAAGGCAGACCTACCCCATTGGCGGCAACCATGCTACGAGCTCCGATGAGCAGGATGGATGTTTTGACAAATGCTGAACTGAAAGAAACTTTGGGCAAATCAAAATTGATAAAAAAATACAACGAGGATATTGATAGGGAAAGTGCCTATGAAATCCTGAATGAAAAAATAGAAATTGCTGAGAAAGAGGCGGAAAAAGTGAAAGAAAGAAAAGCAACTTCAAAAAGAAGCACCTCTAGCCGTAGGAGTACACGAATGAACCCCGTTGTAAAGGTTTTGACCAGTGCTACATTTATTCGCGGTGTACTCGGAGTTTTAAAAAAAGTTATTCGTTAG
- a CDS encoding winged helix-turn-helix transcriptional regulator, giving the protein METVVDNQKVRTVKKLEKMFGHIDFKHPPELCPVRDVMSVASDQWSTLIILWLGYFPVMRFNKLKKYVYGISNKVLSQRLKVLEADGYISRKAYAEVPIRVEYRLTDFGQSYVEKLLELTEWMQTNSPKVIANRERYGLV; this is encoded by the coding sequence ATGGAAACTGTAGTTGATAATCAGAAAGTTAGAACTGTAAAAAAGTTAGAAAAAATGTTTGGGCATATTGATTTCAAGCATCCTCCGGAACTCTGCCCAGTAAGGGATGTTATGTCAGTGGCATCAGATCAGTGGAGTACTTTAATCATCCTATGGCTGGGATACTTTCCAGTAATGCGATTTAACAAGCTAAAGAAATATGTTTATGGGATATCCAATAAAGTCTTGAGCCAACGCTTGAAGGTCTTGGAGGCAGATGGATATATTTCAAGAAAAGCCTATGCCGAAGTACCGATACGTGTGGAATATAGACTTACAGATTTTGGGCAATCTTATGTAGAGAAACTTTTGGAACTTACGGAATGGATGCAGACCAATAGCCCCAAGGTAATTGCCAACCGTGAAAGATATGGATTGGTTTAA
- a CDS encoding alpha/beta hydrolase, with translation MKKHILAILPLVYGKYFNTLSLFAPQKTAKKAFNLFCTVRKGRVLPQQKKYLDPVKNTMEQIAGHRLQSYHWSGDKETVLLVHGWESNTYRWRNLIEKLQNANFDIIAFDAPSHGYSSGNKLYVPLYEEAVQYMIKKYNPKYLIGHSVGGMTLMYNEYKNPNPTVERIVVIGAPSEFHEIMEHYQSLLKFNDRVMKALDAYIFKRFGFHIRDFSTSKFALKNTKKGLLFHDRFDLIAPYHASEKVHENWRNSKLVTTEGLGHSMHQEEVNNQIVEFLQA, from the coding sequence ATGAAAAAACATATTTTGGCAATACTTCCACTTGTATATGGAAAGTATTTCAATACGCTCTCACTTTTTGCGCCACAAAAAACGGCCAAAAAGGCATTCAACCTATTTTGCACGGTTAGAAAAGGACGGGTGTTGCCCCAACAAAAAAAATATTTGGACCCAGTTAAAAATACAATGGAACAAATAGCAGGACATCGGCTGCAGTCTTACCACTGGTCAGGTGATAAAGAAACCGTTTTACTCGTTCATGGGTGGGAAAGTAATACTTATCGTTGGAGAAATCTTATAGAGAAGTTACAAAACGCTAATTTTGACATCATCGCTTTTGATGCACCTTCGCATGGTTACTCTTCGGGAAATAAACTGTATGTTCCTTTATATGAAGAAGCGGTACAGTATATGATAAAAAAGTATAATCCCAAATATCTTATTGGGCATTCTGTTGGCGGAATGACGCTCATGTACAACGAATATAAAAATCCAAATCCCACAGTTGAAAGAATTGTTGTTATTGGTGCTCCTTCAGAATTTCATGAAATCATGGAACATTACCAAAGTCTGTTAAAGTTTAATGATAGGGTGATGAAAGCTTTGGATGCATATATCTTTAAGCGGTTTGGGTTTCATATCCGTGATTTTTCGACATCAAAATTTGCTTTAAAAAATACAAAAAAGGGCCTATTGTTCCATGATAGATTTGATTTAATAGCTCCCTACCATGCTTCTGAAAAAGTACATGAAAATTGGAGAAACAGTAAACTGGTCACTACTGAAGGTTTGGGACATTCTATGCACCAAGAAGAAGTCAACAATCAAATTGTTGAATTTTTGCAAGCTTGA
- a CDS encoding VOC family protein, with amino-acid sequence MQNIAPFHVAIPVHNLDECRTFYRDVLECEEGRSSDLWVDFSLFGHQVVIHYKPKSKEELHTNAVDGKNVPVPHYGVVLPWDTFQSFSKKLKSKGVEFVIEPYVRFEGEVGEQATMFFMDPSGNALEFKAFKDVGQLFAK; translated from the coding sequence ATGCAAAATATTGCTCCTTTTCATGTTGCAATTCCAGTTCACAATTTAGATGAGTGCAGAACTTTTTATAGAGATGTGCTGGAGTGTGAGGAAGGCCGTAGTAGCGACCTCTGGGTAGATTTTAGCTTGTTCGGCCACCAAGTCGTTATTCATTATAAACCAAAATCGAAAGAAGAATTGCACACAAACGCAGTGGACGGAAAAAATGTTCCTGTGCCACATTACGGTGTAGTTTTACCGTGGGATACTTTTCAGTCTTTTTCCAAAAAATTAAAATCCAAAGGTGTTGAGTTTGTTATTGAGCCCTATGTAAGGTTTGAAGGCGAGGTTGGTGAACAAGCTACCATGTTTTTTATGGACCCTTCGGGTAATGCCCTAGAGTTTAAAGCATTTAAAGATGTTGGGCAATTGTTCGCAAAGTGA
- a CDS encoding DUF2306 domain-containing protein: MKNSTNKVAWFIFAFLALGVGLYPLTYVFAGKDIGLLLSKTPELLSNVIWNIGFYGHITFGGLALMTGWSQFSKKIRSKNLRLHRNLGKIYVVAAMVSGICGIYIAFFATGGLITTIGFLCLGIIWLYTTFRAYMAVKSKDLTLHQGMMIYSYAACFAAVTLRIWLPLLTVVFGAFLPAYKIVAWLCWIPNMIFAFFWIRKKGIILA, encoded by the coding sequence ATGAAAAATTCGACGAACAAGGTAGCTTGGTTCATTTTTGCCTTTTTGGCATTGGGTGTGGGGCTTTATCCGCTAACTTATGTATTCGCGGGTAAGGATATAGGTCTGTTGCTTTCAAAAACTCCTGAACTCTTATCAAATGTTATTTGGAATATTGGTTTTTATGGACACATAACTTTTGGTGGGTTGGCATTAATGACGGGATGGTCCCAATTCAGTAAAAAAATTCGTTCAAAAAATTTGAGGCTCCACCGCAATCTTGGTAAAATATATGTTGTTGCAGCTATGGTCAGCGGTATATGTGGTATCTACATTGCTTTTTTTGCTACGGGAGGACTTATTACTACGATTGGATTCCTCTGTTTGGGCATTATATGGTTATATACGACATTTAGGGCTTACATGGCAGTAAAATCAAAGGATTTAACATTGCACCAAGGCATGATGATTTATAGCTATGCGGCATGTTTTGCAGCAGTCACGCTTCGAATTTGGTTACCACTTTTAACTGTAGTTTTTGGAGCATTTTTACCTGCATACAAAATAGTGGCTTGGCTTTGTTGGATACCAAACATGATATTTGCCTTCTTTTGGATTCGAAAAAAGGGCATTATTTTGGCGTAA
- a CDS encoding alpha/beta hydrolase-fold protein: MKIQAYLYLSFLIIFSSCTQKDTTNRISVSFSNDASGDSLDGRLLLMLSTNDEDEPRFQINAGLGAQLIFGMDVEDMKAGDNIIFDDSIFGFPYSSLKEVPQGEYNVQALLHTYETFNLSTGHTVSLPMDNGEGQQWNKSPGNLYSEPFKITVGENGIQDVDVVMNKVIPPIEEAKDTKWIKHIKIKSKKLSDFWGRDMYLGAHVLLPKGFEEHPEAKYPLMIFHGHFPDDFGGFRTTPPDPSTKPEYSERFGVEGYNIVQQQEAYDFYKRWNEPDFPRFLIIEIQHPTPYYDDSYAVNSASQGPYGDAITHELIPYIEEKFRGMGEGWSRFLYGGSTGGWEALAVQVKYPEEYNGCFAACPDPIDFRAYCLTNIYEDKNAYYYDSDHKKIEVPAHRDYLGHVQTTTREYNHLELVLGTKSRSGQQWDIWEATYSPQGEDGYPERIWDKMTGDINPKVADYWRENFDLRHILERDWNKLGDNLKGKIHIYCGDMDNYYLNNAVYLMEDFLESTTDPYYEGEVLYGDRAEHCWNGDPELPNHITRMRYNSMYVPKIMNRIAESAPKGADLKSWRYK, from the coding sequence ATGAAAATTCAAGCTTACCTGTACTTATCTTTTTTAATTATTTTTTCTTCTTGTACCCAAAAGGATACTACAAACCGTATCTCGGTTTCATTCTCAAATGATGCCAGTGGTGATTCATTGGATGGACGTCTGTTATTGATGCTTTCCACAAATGATGAAGATGAACCTCGTTTTCAAATTAATGCAGGTCTTGGTGCCCAATTGATTTTTGGTATGGATGTAGAGGACATGAAAGCGGGAGATAATATAATTTTTGATGATTCGATTTTCGGGTTTCCGTACTCGAGCTTAAAAGAAGTACCGCAAGGCGAGTATAATGTCCAAGCACTATTACATACATACGAAACATTTAACTTGTCTACGGGCCATACCGTTAGTTTGCCCATGGACAACGGTGAAGGACAGCAATGGAATAAATCCCCTGGAAATCTTTATAGCGAACCCTTTAAGATTACTGTTGGTGAAAATGGTATTCAAGATGTTGATGTTGTTATGAACAAGGTAATTCCTCCAATTGAAGAGGCTAAAGACACCAAATGGATTAAACACATCAAAATAAAATCAAAAAAACTCTCTGATTTTTGGGGAAGGGATATGTATTTGGGGGCTCATGTCCTCCTTCCCAAAGGTTTTGAAGAACATCCGGAAGCCAAATATCCCCTAATGATTTTCCATGGTCATTTTCCTGATGATTTTGGGGGATTCAGAACGACACCGCCAGACCCAAGTACAAAACCTGAGTATTCTGAGCGCTTTGGTGTAGAAGGTTACAATATTGTTCAACAACAAGAGGCTTATGACTTCTATAAACGTTGGAACGAACCGGACTTCCCTAGGTTTCTTATTATTGAAATTCAACATCCTACGCCTTATTACGATGATTCTTACGCAGTAAATTCCGCCAGTCAGGGACCATATGGTGATGCAATTACCCATGAGTTGATTCCATATATTGAGGAAAAGTTTAGAGGTATGGGAGAAGGTTGGTCACGATTTTTATACGGAGGTTCTACAGGTGGCTGGGAGGCGTTGGCAGTTCAGGTAAAATACCCAGAGGAGTATAATGGCTGTTTTGCAGCTTGCCCGGACCCAATAGATTTTAGGGCCTATTGTTTGACCAATATTTATGAAGATAAAAATGCTTATTACTATGATAGTGACCACAAAAAAATAGAAGTTCCAGCACATCGGGATTATTTAGGCCATGTTCAGACCACTACCCGAGAGTACAATCATTTGGAATTGGTTTTGGGAACCAAATCACGCTCCGGTCAACAATGGGATATTTGGGAAGCCACATATTCACCACAGGGAGAAGATGGCTACCCAGAACGCATTTGGGATAAAATGACAGGAGATATCAATCCAAAAGTAGCAGATTATTGGCGCGAGAATTTTGATCTCAGACACATTCTGGAACGGGACTGGAACAAATTGGGCGATAATTTAAAAGGAAAGATTCATATCTATTGTGGCGATATGGACAATTACTATTTGAACAATGCGGTTTATTTAATGGAAGATTTTCTTGAGAGTACTACAGACCCCTATTATGAGGGTGAAGTACTGTATGGGGATAGAGCAGAACACTGCTGGAACGGGGATCCAGAATTGCCCAACCATATTACCCGTATGCGTTATAATAGTATGTATGTGCCCAAAATCATGAACCGTATTGCAGAAAGTGCCCCAAAAGGTGCCGACTTAAAAAGCTGGAGATACAAATAA
- a CDS encoding bifunctional 5,10-methylenetetrahydrofolate dehydrogenase/5,10-methenyltetrahydrofolate cyclohydrolase, producing the protein MEILDGKKVSNDIKNEIAAEVAKMKEKGEKVPHLAAVIVGNDGASLTYVGSKVRSCERVGFESTLIRLPSTTSEQELLKKIEELNEDTNIDGFIVQLPLPEQIDTQEVIMAIHPDKDVDGFHPTNFGKMALDMSTFIPATPFGILELLERYNVDTKGKHTVVIGRSHIVGRPMSILMGRKGWPGNSTVTLTHSHTKNITQIISQADIVISALGVPKFLKAEMVKDDAVIIDVGITRVPDDSRERGYYITGDVDFENVSKKASYITPVPGGVGPMTIAMLLKNTLLARERHRMKK; encoded by the coding sequence ATGGAAATCCTAGACGGAAAAAAAGTATCCAACGACATAAAAAATGAAATTGCGGCAGAGGTGGCAAAAATGAAGGAAAAGGGAGAAAAGGTTCCCCATTTAGCAGCAGTTATTGTTGGTAACGATGGCGCAAGTTTAACTTACGTGGGCAGTAAGGTGCGTTCATGCGAACGTGTGGGTTTTGAATCTACCTTAATCCGTTTGCCAAGTACGACTTCCGAGCAGGAACTGCTCAAAAAAATCGAGGAACTTAATGAGGATACAAATATTGACGGATTCATAGTACAATTACCACTTCCGGAGCAAATCGATACCCAAGAAGTGATTATGGCTATTCATCCTGATAAGGATGTTGATGGTTTTCATCCAACCAATTTTGGCAAAATGGCACTGGATATGAGTACGTTCATTCCCGCAACCCCATTTGGAATATTGGAACTTTTGGAACGCTATAATGTCGATACCAAAGGAAAACATACCGTAGTAATCGGTCGCAGCCATATTGTAGGGAGGCCAATGAGTATTTTAATGGGGCGTAAAGGATGGCCCGGTAACTCTACGGTAACGCTTACACATAGCCATACCAAAAATATTACTCAGATTATATCACAGGCAGATATCGTAATTTCTGCACTGGGAGTTCCCAAATTTTTAAAGGCCGAGATGGTAAAGGATGATGCCGTAATAATTGATGTAGGGATAACACGTGTTCCAGACGATTCGCGCGAAAGGGGATATTATATAACTGGAGATGTGGATTTTGAAAACGTCAGTAAAAAAGCATCTTACATAACACCGGTACCTGGAGGCGTAGGCCCTATGACCATAGCCATGCTGTTAAAAAACACCTTATTGGCACGTGAGCGCCATAGAATGAAGAAATAA